One genomic window of Camelina sativa cultivar DH55 chromosome 5, Cs, whole genome shotgun sequence includes the following:
- the LOC104788940 gene encoding uncharacterized protein LOC104788940, which yields MNTAFWNCRGLKGSLVVRRLKGIKATYSPNILFLIGTKNPDDVIRDVAAQLGYEGVKCVSPLGIGGGLAMLWMKTVSVCFYDVNKRIIDCKINNKDVSFYFSCVYGHPIRKLRHHLWERLQRISINRNGPWLMCGDFNEILHNSEKRGGRVRENWSFTDFRNMVNICKVSDLPFKGSNMTWSGKRRKHRVHCWLDRALANDQWKATFLASEVEYLEMVESDHRPAIIKIKRTTDRGMKPFQFDTRLCKIQEFQDVVQQSWNGADSTDMSLYERIRHCRKDISAWKRNHNTNSAIQIKELTQEIDAAHSNPSISTDQIHELQRRLSAAYREEERYWQLKSRNQWLHHGDHGTRIYGHRQIATEATRYFSNLFTSTPTTDISKTIQNIKPIVTAEMNKLLVSDVTDEEIRSALFSIGATRAPGPDGFNAAFYQHYWDVVGPAIISEVKNFFTTGEMQQEWNHTNLCLIPKNDPKTMKDFRPIALCNVTYKIISKILTKRLKQVLSEVVSETQAAFIPGRFITDNVLIAHEVLHSLKVRQRCANSYMAVKTDISKAYDRVEWRFLEAVLIKKGFHPTWIKWIMGCVETVSFSVLINGSTYGYFRPSRGIRQGDPLSPSLFILCADVLSSLLSQATREGRIQGIQISNGGPRVSHLLFADDSLFFLKANYRNSVNLLQIFKDYGDASGQIINFEKSSITFGSRVYQQTRDRIKHILSIPNVGGGGKYLGLPKQFGRRKKEMLQYIHTHVKQKTDGWQTRFLNTAGKETLIKSVAFAMPVYSMNCFELPKKLCSELDSLIARFWWGSTQEKKKISWVAWKKLVTSKNEGGLGFRDFHLFNQALLANQAWKILQRPDNLIYRLLKARYFRDTSFFSASWGTKPSYSWNSLRFGRELLKSGIQYSIGDGRLTKLGVDPWLPTNPPRPPLLIRAEDAEMPVSTIIDPVSFHWDELQVQRFIDPRDHHLIYKTYLPQIPALDSYIWSGTKHGMYTVKSGYWKALSLDRDDDAPVAPLKSNPDIAAQIWRLNITPKLQHFLWRLASHAIGVADNLRRRNINVYPYCSRCCMSFESSDHTFFFCPQVIPIWRLIGIPTTLIGDPHITIEDKLRYLFQLHQDNTIGLIHRYAPFWLMWRIWKSRNDLVFNYRLIEITDIAKNALTDTEEWLNCMVTEEQPSAGQSTGQQCPRPRRIQWKKPNDGWVKCNYDVSHYEGDRHSGLGWLIRNTNGIFLDGGMGKYQGRATIEEAECTALIWAIQSAWGLGYRSVEFEGDNEVVNKIINNHGSYSRLQHYLETIRGWCTKFTNIRFTFQRREHNICADLLAKTAITSSHMYALYHSCPQFLLAAVNNDCDYDS from the exons ATGAATACAGCCTTTTGGAACTGCCGGGGCTTGAAAGGGTCCCTGGTAGTTCGACGCCTCAAAGGGATTAAGGCAACTTACTCCCCGAACATACTCTTTCTGATCGGGACGAAGAACCCTGATGATGTAATCCGCGACGTTGCAGCTCAGCTGGGATATGAAGGTGTGAAGTGTGTATCTCCTTTAGGTATAGGAGGTGGTTTAGCTATGTTATGGATGAAGActgtttctgtttgtttttatgATGTAAACAAAAGGATCATTGACTGcaaaatcaataataaagaTGTTTCTTTCTACTTCTCTTGTGTCTATGGGCATCCAATACGCAAATTGAGACACCATCTTTGGGAACGTTTACAACGCATATCAATAAACAGAAATGGTCCTTGGTTAATGTGTGGTGATTTTAACGAGATATTACACAACAGTGAAAAAAGAGGAGGTCGTGTAAGAGAGAATTGGAGTTTTACAGATTTTAGAAACATGGTTAATATCTGCAAAGTCTCTGATCTTCCTTTTAAAGGTAGCAATATGACTTGGTCTGGTAAACGAAGGAAACATAGAGTTCACTGTTGGCTTGACCGTGCCCTTGCTAATGATCAATGGAAGGCTACATTCCTAGCATCTGAAGTTGAATACCTAGAAATGGTTGAATCTGATCATCGCCCTGCGATAATCAAGATTAAAAGAACAACAGACAGGGGTATGAAACCTTTTCAGTTTGATACAAGACTATGTAAGATTCAAGAATTCCAAGATGTAGTGCAGCAAAGCTGGAATGGTGCAGACTCAACAGATATGTCTCTCTATGAGCGAATCCGTCACTGTAGGAAAGATATCTCAGCCTGGAAACGGAATCACAATACAAACTCTGCTATTCAGATCAAGGAACTGACACAAGAAATTGATGCAGCTCATTCAAACCCGTCCATATCCACAGATCAAATTCACGAACTACAAAGACGTCTCAGTGCTGCCTACAGAGAGGAAGAAAGATACTGGCAATTGAAAAGTCGAAATCAGTGGCTACACCATGGAGATC ATGGCACAAGAATATATGGACATCGTCAGATTGCAACAGAGGCAACTAGATATTTCAGCAATCTGTTCACTAGTACTCCTACAACAGACATCTCCAAGACGATACAGAACATCAAACCTATTGTAACTGCAGAGATGAATAAACTACTTGTGTCAGACGTCACTGATGAAGAAATACGGTCAGCTCTGTTCTCTATTGGTGCAACACGAGCCCCAGGTCCTGATGGGTTTAACGCAGCATTTTATCAACACTACTGGGACGTCGTTGGTCCTGCAATAATATCAGAAGTCAAGAATTTTTTTACTACAGGTGAGATGCAGCAAGAATGGAATCATACTAATCTTTGTTTAATTCCTAAGAATGACCCTAAAACGATGAAAGACTTCCGTCCTATCGCTCTATGCAACGTCACATATAAGATTATTTCGAAAATTTTAACCAAACGACTGAAGCAAGTCCTATCCGAGGTGGTTTCTGAAACACAAGCTGCATTTATCCCAGGCCGATTCATCACAGACAATGTATTAATTGCCCATGAAGTACTACACTCCCTCAAGGTCAGACAAAGATGTGCTAATTCATACATGGCTGTGAAAACTGATATTAGTAAAGCCTATGACCGAGTTGAATGGCGGTTTTTGGAAGCAGTGTTGATAAAAAAAGGGTTCCACCCAACCTGGATCAAATGGATCATGGGATGTGTTGAGACAGTCTCTTTCTCTGTACTGATCAATGGTAGTACATATGGTTACTTTCGACCAAGCAGAGGAATACGTCAAGGAGATCCTTTATCTCCCTCATTATTCATTCTCTGTGCGGATGTACTCAGTTCTTTATTATCTCAAGCTACACGAGAAGGACGCATCCAAGGAATTCAAATTAGCAATGGTGGTCCAAGAGTGTCCCATCTGTTATTTGCTGATGACTCATTGTTTTTTCTCAAAGCGAATTACCGCAATAGTGTCAATCTATTACAGATTTTCAAAGATTATGGAGATGCGTCAGGGCAGATTATCAACTTTGAAAAATCTTCAATCACATTTGGGAGCAGAgtatatcaacaaacaagagATCGAATCAAACATATATTGAGCATTCCCAATGTGGGAGGAGGTGGTAAGTATTTGGGACTTCCAAAAcaatttggaagaagaaaaaaggagatGCTACAATATATTCATACTCATGTTAAACAGAAAACAGATGGATGGCAAACAAGGTTCCTCAACACAGCAGGTAAAGAAACACTTATAAAATCTGTGGCATTTGCTATGCCTGTATACTCGATGAATTGCTTCGAGCTACCAAAGAAACTATGTTCTGAATTGGACAGTCTGATAGCCAGATTCTGGTGGGGttcaacacaagaaaaaaagaaaatctcatGGGTTGCATGGAAAAAACTGGTTACGTCAAAGAATGAAGGAGGTCTGGGTTTCAGGGATTTTCATCTCTTTAACCAAGCTTTGTTAGCAAATCAAGCATGGAAAATTCTCCAGCGCCCTGACAATCTGATTTACCGTTTGCTTAAAGCACGATATTTTAGAGATACGTCCTTCTTTTCAGCATCGTGGGGAACTAAACCGTCGTACAGTTGGAATTCACTTAGATTTGGACGTGAATTATTAAAGAGTGGCATACAATACAGTATAGGAGATGGACGATTAACAAAGCTGGGTGTGGATCCATGGCTACCAACTAATCCTCCTCGACCTCCTCTGTTGATCCGGGCAGAAGATGCTGAGATGCCAGTGAGTACTATAATTGATCCAGTTTCTTTTCATTGGGATGAACTTCAGGTCCAACGGTTTATTGATCCAAGGGATCACCATCTGATCTATAAGACATATCTCCCACAAATTCCAGCGTTGGACTCTTATATTTGGAGCGGAACAAAACATGGGATGTATACTGTTAAATCTGGTTATTGGAAGGCATTAAGTTTGGATAGAGATGATGACGCTCCTGTAGCGCCGCTTAAATCCAACCCAGATATAGCCGCTCAGATATGGAGATTAAATATAACACCAAAGCTTCAACATTTCCTATGGCGCCTTGCATCACACGCAATTGGTGTGGCTGATAATCTAAGACGACGTAATATCAATGTATATCCTTATTGCTCCCGCTGCTGTATGTCTTTTGAATCCAGTGATCATACATTTTTCTTCTGTCCTCAAGTGATACCGATATGGAGACTGATTGGTATACCTACCACCTTGATTGGAGACCCACATATAACCATTGAGGATAAACTGAGGTATTTGTTCCAGCTTCACCAAGATAATACTATTGGTCTGATACATCGTTACGCTCCATTTTGGTTAATGTGGAGAATCTGGAAAAGCAGAAATGATCTAGTCTTTAACTATAGATTGATAGAAATCACTGATATAGCCAAGAATGCGCTCACTGATACAGAAGAATGGTTAAATTGCATGGTAACAGAGGAACAACCTTCAGCAGGACAATCAACTGGTCAACAATGCCCTCGACCACGAAGAATTCAATGGAAAAAACCGAATGATGGTTGGGTAAAATGTAATTATGATGTTTCACATTACGAAGGAGACAGACACTCTGGCCTAGGATGGTTAATTCGGAACACCAATGGCATATTTCTTGATGGAGGGATGGGCAAATATCAAGGCCGAGCAACTATAGAGGAAGCAGAATGTACAGCGTTAATATGGGCTATCCAATCAGCTTGGGGTTTGGGATATCGTTCGGTGGAATTTGAAGGAGACAATGAAGTggtgaataaaattattaataaccATGGATCCTATTCTCGACTGCAACATTATTTGGAGACAATCCGGGGCTGGTGCACAAAGTTTACTAACATCCGTTTTACATTTCAACGTCGAGAACACAATATCTGTGCAGACCTACTTGCAAAAACAGCTATTACTAGCTCTCATATGTATGCTCTTTATCATTCATGCCCACAATTTTTACTTGCTGCTGTAAACAATGATTGTGACTATGATTCTTAA